The Fusarium fujikuroi IMI 58289 draft genome, chromosome FFUJ_chr01 sequence gaaaGCATGGTGTCGGCGGGCTGAGAAACAATGGCGGCGGCGAAACCGGCAATCAGACCAGAGCCAAGGTTGGCAACGGTCTGCATACCGTCGGAGAGGTCCTTCTTGGGGAACTTGCGGAAGACAGCCTCAGAGACCTTCTCGTAGACGACGAACTTGGCCATGGTGTAAGGGATCCTGAGTAGGAAAGTCAGCTTGCTGAAACACAGTTGAGCGGTATAACAACGGGAATACTCACTgcttgaagagaatgggTCCGAATCCGGCGTAGAGAGCACCGACACCCTCGTTCTTGACAATCTTGCCGAAGCCAGAGACGAGACCGCTGGCGTAGGTGGGCTCAGAGACGAGACGGATACGGGTGGCCTCAAGAGGGCAGAGGGCGATATCGGCGAAGAACTCAGCGGTGGCGGAAGAGGCAAGGTAGACAGCAGTTCGGTTCTTGGAGGCGGTCTCGTAGCCGAGAGCGTCGATCCACTGCTGCTTGAAGAACTCGTAACCACCGAACTTCAGAGCACCCTGGAGGAAGTAACCGGCAAAGGTAGGGCCGACACCAGTGAGGAGGGCACCAGCACCCTCATTCTGGACAACCTGGCGGAAACCACCGACGAGACCGCGGTTGTAGGTAGCGGGGTCGAGCTGGATACGGGTCTTGACGCTGTGGTTTCAGAGTCAGTAAACTTGTTCTTTCGATTCGATTTGGTGtgcttttgcttctccatcatggctctcaAGGTTTGCAGTACTGCAAAGTGTCCATCTCGGGTTCCTAATTGAGTTTCTCCGAGACAAAACCCGCACAACCACAAAAACAACCTCTCAAGCAATTGACGACGAGAAACTCAGCGCAGAGGCGATTCAAACATACACATCGACGGGGGTGAGACCACCGTGGGTGACGGAACAGCAGACAGCACCGGCAAGGGCGAATCGGGAGTAGAGAGCAAGACcagacttcttctcgggggtctcagccttgatgttCTGGACGACGGCGTCGACCTTTGTGGAACCGGTAGAGGCAGCCATTGTGAAGGTTATGTGATCAGACGTTTACAAAAAAAGACTGAGGGGAGATGGTGgagtgagaaagaagaagaagaagaaaagggagaGAGAGCTTCTGGTGTTTTGAgtgacttttttttttacttggTCCCGCGGCGGAGCAGCTGGGGAAAGGGAAAAATAATGCCTCCTTTGCCATTGATTTTTTTTTAGAGCTCGGGAAGACTCGGATAATCGGCGCCGGCGAATGCACGGACCGGGCCAAGGGGAGGATGCTACGCAATTTGTGTCCGTTAGGTAACAAACAAAGCCCCAGAGACTGGCTTTTCGCACTCATGATGCCCCCATATCATGCCTATCCCACTGGCTCACAGCGGCCAACAGATCATGAATACTTGCAAGACCCGGGGTAACAGTAGAGATTGGGGAATGCCCCCCCTGTTTAGCCTCCCAGAAGCAAAGTTGGCCAGTGACGTTATTCCAAAGACCGCTCTTTCGGTGTAATCAGCCTGCTACAGGATCTTATGACTTGCAACATGTAACCTGATAACTGACTGATATTTCTCATACTCCGCCAAGACCTAGACATCAGTGAATTTCTAAATATCTTCGTCTTAGTCTTCTAAAATGAGGAAAATGCCAGATTTGGTGAACTCTCACATACTGGGCTCCCCGAGAATTCCTCGGGCAGACCCACCAGTAACTAACCGTTGCTCGCCAACGTGTCCACGGCATTGGTTGGATAAGACAAAGAGAGACAAGTTTTTTCTTGCGTGCttgtttattttattacctGGCCAGCCAATGGATATTGCGCGATAAGCAATGTCTCTTCTGCTCGCCCCTGCTTGACTCGGTCTCGGAGGTTAATCAAGTTCGCGACAGTGCGTTCTTCTATTCGGAATTCGACGTCATACCCTTATGAAGACGATACTCGGATGTATAGAAGACCCTGGAGGCTATCAAAGTTTTCAATGCCTTCATAAACAGTTTTTTCCTCAAAATTTCCTTTTCTGTCTGGCAGCCACTTCGGCATGCACCAAGCCTGTATCATGCAGCCCTGATAGGCGCATCTCAGATCAATCGCCG is a genomic window containing:
- a CDS encoding probable mitochondrial phosphate transport protein MIR1, which encodes MAASTGSTKVDAVVQNIKAETPEKKSGLALYSRFALAGAVCCSVTHGGLTPVDVVKTRIQLDPATYNRGLVGGFRQVVQNEGAGALLTGVGPTFAGYFLQGALKFGGYEFFKQQWIDALGYETASKNRTAVYLASSATAEFFADIALCPLEATRIRLVSEPTYASGLVSGFGKIVKNEGVGALYAGFGPILFKQIPYTMAKFVVYEKVSEAVFRKFPKKDLSDGMQTVANLGSGLIAGFAAAIVSQPADTMLSKINKTQGLPGEGTVSRLIKIGKELGLRGSYSGIGARLFMVGTLTAGQFAIYGDLKKAMGATGGVEIAA